The Treponema primitia ZAS-1 DNA segment TGTCAACCAATTCTACCGCGTCCCATAGTTCTGCTTAATCCAGTTCTGGTACTCCCCGCTCCTGATACCCTCTACCCACGCGGTATTCCCCAGGTACCAGTCCACGGTTCGTTCCAGCCCTTCGGCAAAACTCACCCCCTGCTTCCAGCCCAGCTCCCGCTTCAGCTTGCCACAGTCTATCGCGTACCGCCGGTCATGTCCCGGCCGGTCTGTTACATACGTGATGGTACCCCGTACCTTCGCCGGGTCCAGCTTCGCTTTTTCCGACACGATGTCTATCAGCGACTGTAGGAGCGTGATGTTCTCCCACTCATTCTCCCCGCCTATGTTCCACTTCTCCCCAACCCCGCTCTTCTGCATGATGGACCACACCGCATTGTTGTGGTCCTCCACATACACCCAGTCCCGGATGTTCTTCCCGTCCCCGTACACCGGCAGGGGCTTCCCCTCCAGCATGTTCAATATCATCAGGGGGATAAGCTTCTCCGGAAACTGGTAGGGACCGTAGTTGTTCGAACAGTTGGACAGGGTTACCGGCAGCCCGTAGGTGTGGGCATAGGCCATGGCCAAGTGGTCACTCGACGCCTTGCTCGCCGAATAGGGGGAGCGGGGGTCGTAGGGGGTCGTCTCGATAAAATACCCCGTTTCCCCCAGGGACCCGTACACTTCGTCCGTACTGATATGATGAAACAGTACATCCTGCCGCAGGGCGCCATCGGCGGTTTTCCAGGCGGCGCGCGCAGCATCCAGCAGGGTGAAGGTTCCCATCACAT contains these protein-coding regions:
- the rfbB gene encoding dTDP-glucose 4,6-dehydratase yields the protein INLDALTYAGNAASLADIERQFGGSRYLFEHGDIGDRALVASLFVKYEIDTVVHFAAESHVDRSILGPETFVKTNVMGTFTLLDAARAAWKTADGALRQDVLFHHISTDEVYGSLGETGYFIETTPYDPRSPYSASKASSDHLAMAYAHTYGLPVTLSNCSNNYGPYQFPEKLIPLMILNMLEGKPLPVYGDGKNIRDWVYVEDHNNAVWSIMQKSGVGEKWNIGGENEWENITLLQSLIDIVSEKAKLDPAKVRGTITYVTDRPGHDRRYAIDCGKLKRELGWKQGVSFAEGLERTVDWYLGNTAWVEGIRSGEYQNWIKQNYGTR